The following are encoded together in the Bradyrhizobium sp. CCGUVB1N3 genome:
- a CDS encoding SIR2 family protein — MVDQAAALIGCNEANLLRLRGNDLQILEYFKILNRELAPLTNWLSLQFSEATDADILASPIHSELVQLDRCSLYYTTNYDDFIERALKKSRRNTHIVSGEHTIAHDRSVVEVVKFHGDFNNPKEMVVSESQYMERMRLESPMDFKLRGDILGRAVLFIGYSFRDPNVNYIFHIVNRLFADLPNSSSGRRAYIILPEPSEFERRLFNERNIEVIPVGAEDISANVAAILHGMRS; from the coding sequence ATGGTGGATCAAGCAGCCGCGCTGATCGGCTGCAACGAGGCAAACTTGCTTCGCCTCCGCGGCAATGATCTTCAGATACTTGAGTACTTCAAAATTTTGAATCGCGAACTCGCGCCGTTAACGAATTGGCTGTCGTTGCAGTTTTCGGAAGCGACGGATGCGGACATCCTTGCTTCACCAATACATTCAGAGTTGGTGCAGTTGGATCGTTGCAGTCTCTACTACACGACAAACTATGATGACTTCATCGAGCGGGCCCTAAAGAAGAGTCGGCGAAATACTCACATCGTGTCCGGCGAGCACACCATCGCTCACGATAGGTCCGTGGTCGAGGTTGTGAAATTTCACGGAGACTTCAACAACCCGAAAGAGATGGTGGTTTCGGAATCGCAATACATGGAACGAATGCGACTCGAAAGCCCAATGGACTTCAAGCTGCGCGGGGACATTCTTGGAAGAGCTGTTCTTTTCATCGGATATAGCTTTCGTGATCCAAACGTAAACTACATCTTTCACATCGTTAATCGGCTATTCGCCGATCTGCCCAACTCCTCTAGTGGAAGAAGAGCATACATAATTCTCCCAGAGCCTTCTGAGTTCGAGCGACGATTGTTCAATGAGCGCAATATTGAAGTCATACCGGTAGGTGCTGAGGATATATCGGCGAACGTGGCTGCAATACTTCACGGCATGAGAAGTTAG
- a CDS encoding non-canonical purine NTP pyrophosphatase, whose protein sequence is MSHSPIQVAYCSWSDFKKEEWALAKDIIELEPTGKKLGELFDVRFRKVATTEPLLCDLVAMVKFKVESAYRQIQVPCIVEHAGLILEGFEAKSFPGGLTQPMWDSLAPEQFVAACSTLTSRAIARAVVGYCDGLNVHTFVGEAQGSLSNIARGTREFYWDTIFCPDGFGGKTYAEIVKDDRSGLSDKLAVSQSIKALKEFMRYRLAAEPPLFPTL, encoded by the coding sequence ATGAGCCATTCTCCCATACAGGTCGCCTACTGCTCTTGGAGTGATTTCAAGAAGGAGGAATGGGCGTTAGCGAAGGATATAATTGAGCTTGAGCCGACCGGCAAAAAGCTTGGCGAGCTCTTCGACGTTCGCTTTCGGAAAGTGGCGACGACCGAGCCGCTTCTGTGCGATCTCGTGGCAATGGTGAAATTCAAAGTCGAATCAGCGTACCGGCAGATTCAGGTCCCTTGTATCGTGGAACATGCCGGCCTGATTTTGGAAGGGTTCGAAGCTAAATCCTTTCCAGGCGGACTTACTCAGCCAATGTGGGATTCGCTTGCGCCGGAGCAATTCGTGGCCGCCTGCTCGACTCTTACCAGTCGGGCCATTGCGCGAGCTGTCGTCGGATATTGCGACGGGCTGAACGTCCACACATTTGTCGGGGAAGCGCAGGGCTCTCTGAGTAACATCGCAAGAGGAACGAGAGAATTTTATTGGGATACTATCTTCTGCCCGGATGGCTTTGGTGGAAAGACCTATGCAGAGATCGTCAAGGACGATCGTTCCGGTCTCAGCGATAAGTTGGCCGTCTCGCAGTCGATCAAAGCGCTCAAGGAATTTATGCG
- a CDS encoding PilZ domain-containing protein, producing MQHPRRFTRVKPSGLVSRQAKIITDPKAPVIDCTLIDYSPGGACVDLGGQVKIPDRFELLHVNTRKRCRVAWKRGTKVGVVF from the coding sequence ATGCAGCATCCGCGCCGATTTACACGCGTCAAGCCGAGCGGGCTGGTGTCGCGGCAGGCCAAGATCATCACGGACCCGAAGGCGCCGGTGATCGACTGCACGCTGATCGACTATTCGCCGGGCGGCGCCTGCGTCGATCTCGGCGGCCAGGTCAAAATCCCCGACCGCTTCGAGCTGCTGCACGTCAACACACGCAAGCGCTGCCGCGTCGCGTGGAAGCGCGGGACGAAGGTGGGCGTGGTGTTTTAG
- a CDS encoding DUF2235 domain-containing protein, which translates to MEHEAKNETKNEPRNEHTTAPRNEPKNIVICCDGTGNEISENISNVLKLYRCLRKTDKTRPRQLVFYDPGVGTVTEPSTWHRLKANINLVLGLATGYGLDDNVLAAYGFLVEHYAPGDQIYLFGFSRGAYTVRVLAGLIHKIGLISPEQANLAGSGLIAYKQYSGTGEGNDLSALTDAGADEDGPLPVDRFDLAAQFARITSSRWPTIRFIGVWDTVASVIVPRPDRLYWPSLEELAFTLQNPSVKIFRQAIAIDEQRCMFRLKEWMEPQQFWSNRFVPDDKKEPQDILQVYFAGVHCDVGGGYAETGSSLSKYPLLWMIDEASKAGLNFNPRTVNQLAWGVQRKNSPFSYVAPDVKGQMHNSMTAAWRVLEYIPKSAKYKEWPERQVYFGFYIPDCEPRLIPEGAHVHESVVQRMADLPDYRPVNLPKDFVTVPMPVAPEKPTTVEAA; encoded by the coding sequence ATGGAGCACGAGGCCAAAAACGAAACTAAGAACGAACCCAGGAACGAACACACGACGGCACCCAGGAACGAACCGAAGAACATCGTCATCTGCTGCGACGGCACCGGCAACGAGATCTCGGAGAACATCTCCAATGTGCTCAAGCTGTATCGCTGCCTGCGCAAGACCGACAAGACGCGGCCGCGGCAGCTGGTGTTCTATGATCCCGGCGTCGGCACGGTCACGGAGCCTTCGACGTGGCACCGGCTGAAGGCCAACATCAATCTGGTGCTGGGGCTCGCCACCGGCTATGGGCTCGACGACAACGTGCTCGCGGCCTATGGCTTCCTGGTCGAGCATTACGCGCCGGGCGACCAGATCTATCTGTTCGGCTTCTCGCGCGGTGCCTATACCGTGCGGGTGCTGGCGGGGCTGATCCACAAAATCGGCCTGATCTCGCCGGAGCAGGCGAACCTCGCAGGCTCGGGGCTGATCGCCTACAAGCAATATTCCGGAACGGGCGAGGGCAACGATCTCAGCGCGCTGACGGATGCGGGCGCCGACGAGGACGGGCCGCTGCCGGTCGACCGCTTCGATCTCGCCGCGCAGTTCGCGCGCATCACCTCCTCGCGCTGGCCGACGATCCGCTTCATCGGCGTGTGGGACACGGTGGCGAGCGTGATCGTGCCGCGGCCGGACCGGCTGTACTGGCCGAGCCTGGAGGAGCTGGCGTTCACGCTGCAGAACCCGAGCGTGAAGATCTTCCGGCAGGCGATCGCGATCGACGAGCAGCGCTGCATGTTCCGCCTCAAGGAATGGATGGAGCCGCAGCAGTTCTGGAGCAACCGCTTCGTGCCTGATGACAAGAAGGAGCCGCAGGACATTTTGCAGGTGTATTTTGCCGGCGTGCATTGCGACGTCGGCGGCGGCTATGCCGAAACCGGCAGTAGCTTATCGAAATATCCGCTGCTGTGGATGATCGACGAGGCGAGCAAGGCGGGGCTCAACTTCAACCCGCGCACGGTGAACCAGCTCGCCTGGGGCGTCCAGCGCAAGAACAGCCCGTTCAGTTACGTGGCGCCCGATGTGAAGGGCCAGATGCACAATTCGATGACGGCTGCCTGGCGCGTGCTCGAATACATTCCGAAGAGCGCGAAGTACAAGGAATGGCCGGAGCGGCAGGTCTATTTCGGCTTCTACATCCCCGACTGCGAGCCGCGCCTCATCCCCGAAGGCGCGCATGTGCATGAGAGCGTGGTGCAGCGGATGGCTGATTTGCCGGACTACAGGCCGGTGAATCTGCCGAAGGATTTCGTCACCGTGCCGATGCCGGTCGCGCCGGAGAAGCCGACGACGGTGGAGGCGGCGTGA
- a CDS encoding DUF1488 domain-containing protein, whose product MTLTSGRYIGHEYDRMIVRFSMQDGPREIPCAISTSAMDSLERGPQVRPEQREAQFIRLRDRIEACAASKYRATEFEGTPPGIVLRSIDFRG is encoded by the coding sequence ATGACGCTCACGAGCGGCCGCTATATCGGCCACGAATACGACCGGATGATCGTGCGGTTCTCTATGCAGGACGGGCCCAGGGAGATTCCGTGCGCGATCTCGACCTCCGCGATGGACTCTCTCGAGCGCGGCCCGCAGGTCCGCCCCGAACAGCGCGAAGCGCAGTTCATCCGCCTGCGCGACCGCATCGAGGCGTGCGCCGCAAGCAAATATCGCGCGACGGAGTTCGAGGGCACCCCGCCGGGGATCGTGCTGCGGAGCATTGATTTTCGGGGTTAG
- a CDS encoding transposase: MIIPLRYVGIDVSKKHLDIFDEADGVPRRIANAAQAITQQVTRWRCDALIVFEATGTYDLALREALDQAGVRFARINPARARDFARASGQLAKTDPIDARMLAAFGRVMQPATEQAANPARNALSRLAKRRDQLVLMRAQEKNRRSEADDRAMAERISRLIEVLDDEVAEIEADIKALTKAEPEIADDAKLMRSLPGVGPVACMQLIAKMPELGRVGAKQIAALAGLAPFNVDSGAFRGKRKIAGGRKRVRDALYMAALNAVRRADPFKAFYARLRQAGKPAKLALIAVARKLLTVLNAMMRDRKPYLQTAPT, encoded by the coding sequence GTGATCATACCCCTTCGTTACGTCGGAATCGACGTCTCCAAAAAACATCTCGATATCTTTGATGAAGCTGACGGTGTGCCCAGGCGCATCGCCAACGCGGCACAGGCCATCACACAGCAGGTGACGCGTTGGCGATGCGATGCGCTGATCGTCTTCGAGGCCACGGGTACCTATGACCTCGCGCTTCGCGAGGCCCTGGATCAGGCCGGTGTCCGCTTCGCCCGGATCAATCCGGCTCGAGCTCGCGATTTTGCGCGGGCCAGCGGCCAACTTGCCAAAACCGACCCGATCGATGCACGGATGCTGGCGGCCTTTGGCCGGGTCATGCAGCCGGCAACTGAGCAGGCCGCCAATCCCGCCCGCAACGCCTTGTCGAGGCTTGCAAAACGGCGGGATCAGCTGGTTCTCATGCGCGCACAGGAGAAGAACCGGCGCAGCGAGGCTGACGACCGCGCCATGGCCGAACGGATCAGCCGCCTTATCGAGGTTCTCGACGACGAGGTTGCCGAGATCGAAGCCGACATCAAGGCGCTGACCAAGGCCGAGCCGGAGATCGCGGACGATGCAAAGTTGATGCGCTCGCTGCCGGGTGTGGGTCCCGTGGCTTGCATGCAGCTCATCGCGAAGATGCCGGAACTCGGACGTGTTGGTGCAAAACAGATCGCGGCACTCGCGGGCCTTGCCCCCTTCAACGTCGACAGCGGCGCCTTCCGTGGCAAACGCAAGATCGCCGGCGGTCGAAAGCGCGTTCGTGACGCCCTCTACATGGCTGCCCTCAACGCGGTTCGCCGGGCCGATCCGTTCAAGGCCTTCTACGCACGACTGCGACAGGCCGGCAAACCAGCCAAGCTCGCTCTCATTGCCGTCGCCAGGAAGCTCCTAACCGTCCTCAACGCCATGATGCGCGACAGGAAGCCCTACCTGCAGACCGCGCCGACATAA
- a CDS encoding esterase-like activity of phytase family protein yields MTARFSRRQFLGHAAAGAASAALSANARAQIATQPSPKSPGQAQHTVTEPVAIEVNARPIPSFEPRDRARTRFGALEYRSGLVLTSPFRGFGGLSGIRFLDAQGERKKGERFIAISDQGAWFSGTIRYSGRDMVGLDNVEAAPMLNAEGRPITEKRLWYDTESIALDGANVYVGLERVNALMRFDFSKGFTRARGEVLPLPPAAKKLPYNKGLEALVFVPKDLQKGQPLAGTLIAFSERGLDRDGNLIAFLIGGPSPGQFSVRRTENFDISDAVLLPSGELLILERKFSWFTGVNIRIRAIPLKSIAPGALVDGPELFAADLGHEIDNMEGIDAHLGANGETVLTLVSDDNFSFLQRTLLLQFTLVE; encoded by the coding sequence GTGACCGCGCGTTTCTCCCGCCGCCAATTTCTCGGCCATGCGGCGGCGGGAGCAGCCAGCGCCGCGCTTTCCGCAAACGCACGTGCCCAGATCGCGACTCAGCCGTCGCCGAAATCTCCGGGCCAAGCCCAGCACACCGTCACCGAGCCGGTCGCCATCGAGGTGAACGCGCGGCCGATTCCTTCGTTCGAGCCCCGCGATCGCGCGCGCACCCGCTTCGGCGCGCTGGAATATCGCAGCGGCTTGGTGCTGACCTCGCCCTTTCGTGGCTTCGGCGGCCTCTCCGGCATCCGCTTCCTCGACGCCCAAGGAGAGCGCAAGAAAGGCGAGCGCTTCATCGCGATCTCCGATCAGGGCGCATGGTTCAGCGGCACCATCCGCTACTCCGGGCGCGACATGGTGGGGCTCGATAACGTCGAGGCCGCGCCGATGCTCAATGCCGAGGGGCGGCCGATCACCGAGAAGCGGCTATGGTACGACACGGAATCGATCGCGCTCGACGGCGCTAACGTTTATGTCGGGCTCGAGCGCGTCAATGCGCTGATGCGCTTCGATTTCTCCAAAGGCTTTACCCGCGCTCGCGGCGAAGTGCTGCCGTTGCCGCCGGCGGCGAAGAAGCTGCCCTACAACAAGGGGCTCGAGGCGCTGGTGTTTGTGCCGAAGGACCTGCAAAAGGGGCAGCCCCTGGCCGGCACGCTGATCGCCTTCTCCGAGCGCGGGCTCGATCGCGACGGCAATCTGATCGCGTTTTTGATCGGCGGCCCGTCGCCCGGCCAGTTCAGCGTGCGCCGCACCGAGAATTTCGACATCAGCGACGCCGTGCTGCTGCCGTCTGGCGAACTTTTGATTTTGGAGCGCAAGTTCTCCTGGTTTACCGGCGTCAACATCCGCATCCGCGCGATCCCCCTGAAATCGATCGCCCCTGGCGCGCTGGTCGACGGTCCCGAGCTTTTCGCCGCCGATCTCGGCCACGAGATCGACAACATGGAAGGCATCGACGCCCATCTCGGTGCGAATGGCGAGACCGTACTGACGCTGGTTTCGGACGATAATTTTTCCTTTCTCCAGCGCACGCTGCTGCTGCAGTTCACGCTGGTGGAGTAG
- a CDS encoding NADH:flavin oxidoreductase/NADH oxidase — protein sequence MSALFSPIELRGLTLKNRVMVSPMCQYSADDGVATDWHFTHINSLSLSGASMFCIEATHVEAIGRITPGCLGLYSDACEAALKQILGAVRKHSTAAVAMQLAHAGRKGSSARPWDGGQQLAEEQGGWQTVAPSALPHKEGEAAPAALDRAGMVRIRDAFVDCARRADRLGIDAIELHGAHGYLMHQFLSPISNRRTDEYGGSLDNRMRFPLELFDAVRAAFPHDKPIGMRVSSTDWVEGGWDLPQTLRFVRELKTRGVDWIDASSGGVSPHQKIPLAPGYQVQFAEAIRRETGVPTIAVGLITEAKQAEELVASGKADMVALGRAMLYDPRWGWHAAAELGGVVDAPPQYWRSQPATQKALFGKTTFGAR from the coding sequence ATGAGCGCCCTGTTTTCCCCGATCGAGCTGCGCGGCCTCACATTGAAGAACCGCGTCATGGTGTCGCCGATGTGCCAGTATTCGGCCGATGACGGCGTCGCCACCGACTGGCATTTCACCCATATCAATTCGCTGTCCCTGTCGGGCGCGTCAATGTTCTGCATCGAGGCGACGCATGTCGAGGCGATCGGCCGCATCACGCCGGGATGCCTCGGGCTCTACAGCGACGCCTGCGAGGCCGCGCTGAAACAGATCCTCGGCGCCGTGCGAAAACATTCTACCGCCGCGGTCGCGATGCAGCTCGCGCATGCCGGCCGCAAGGGCTCGTCCGCGCGGCCCTGGGACGGCGGGCAGCAGCTAGCGGAGGAGCAGGGCGGCTGGCAGACGGTCGCTCCTTCCGCGCTGCCGCACAAGGAGGGCGAGGCGGCCCCTGCCGCGCTCGACCGCGCCGGCATGGTGCGCATCCGCGACGCCTTCGTCGATTGCGCGCGCCGTGCCGACCGGCTCGGCATCGACGCGATCGAGCTGCACGGCGCGCACGGCTATCTCATGCATCAATTCCTCTCGCCGATCTCCAACCGCCGCACCGACGAGTATGGCGGGTCGCTCGACAACCGCATGCGCTTCCCGCTCGAGCTGTTCGACGCCGTGCGCGCGGCGTTTCCGCATGACAAGCCCATCGGCATGCGGGTGTCCTCGACCGACTGGGTCGAGGGCGGCTGGGATCTGCCGCAGACGCTTCGCTTCGTGCGCGAGCTGAAGACGCGCGGCGTCGACTGGATCGATGCCTCCTCCGGCGGCGTATCGCCGCATCAGAAGATTCCGCTCGCCCCTGGCTACCAGGTGCAGTTTGCGGAGGCGATCAGGCGCGAGACCGGCGTGCCGACGATCGCGGTCGGCCTGATCACGGAGGCAAAGCAGGCGGAGGAGCTCGTGGCATCCGGGAAAGCCGACATGGTCGCGCTCGGCCGCGCCATGCTCTACGACCCGCGCTGGGGCTGGCACGCCGCCGCCGAACTCGGCGGTGTCGTCGACGCCCCACCGCAATACTGGCGCTCGCAGCCCGCAACGCAGAAGGCGCTGTTCGGCAAGACGACGTTCGGCGCGCGGTGA
- a CDS encoding bifunctional 2-polyprenyl-6-hydroxyphenol methylase/3-demethylubiquinol 3-O-methyltransferase UbiG, with the protein MRKGVDIHKLCVFFSRPYCGLMTGDSKSGGYDEGYTACDCFWGTSPGSLIASFIEEHRDLRGMRVLDLGCGEGKNAAAFARCGASVIAVDCSAKAISNGQRAFQDLRIEWLVSDALTYLAKKELFDVVVLYGLAHCLSSPEQMSSLLQTALQRTHVNGLHFLVSFNDGPHDLSAHPNFSPTLMPHSFYVDQYRGQSILLESNSIIHEVHPHNGIPHFHSLTRLLVRKNQ; encoded by the coding sequence TTGCGCAAAGGTGTCGATATTCATAAGCTGTGCGTCTTTTTTAGTAGACCATACTGCGGGCTTATGACGGGCGACAGCAAATCTGGCGGTTACGACGAAGGCTATACGGCCTGCGACTGTTTCTGGGGAACGTCCCCTGGTTCATTAATAGCGTCGTTCATTGAAGAGCATCGGGATCTTCGCGGGATGCGCGTGCTCGACCTCGGCTGCGGTGAGGGGAAGAACGCCGCAGCGTTTGCTCGGTGTGGTGCAAGCGTAATAGCCGTTGATTGCTCCGCCAAGGCCATAAGCAATGGACAGCGAGCATTTCAAGATTTGCGGATTGAATGGCTCGTTTCTGATGCACTCACTTACCTGGCCAAGAAGGAGCTCTTTGATGTCGTTGTTCTGTATGGCCTCGCACACTGTCTCTCTTCCCCTGAACAAATGTCGTCACTCCTCCAAACGGCCTTACAGAGGACGCACGTCAACGGACTTCATTTTCTAGTTTCATTCAACGATGGTCCGCATGATCTGTCGGCCCATCCGAACTTTTCACCGACCCTGATGCCCCACTCATTCTATGTTGACCAGTACCGGGGGCAGTCGATCCTACTCGAGTCAAATTCCATCATTCATGAGGTCCATCCCCATAATGGCATTCCTCATTTCCATAGCCTTACTCGTCTGCTGGTGAGGAAAAATCAATGA
- the ftsZ gene encoding cell division protein FtsZ: protein MAGNTDIHEMRARIVVFGVGGAGGNAVNNMITAGLQGVEFVVANTDAQALAMSKAKRLIQLGTHVTQGLGAGSQPELGRAAAEEAIDTIRDQLTGAHMVFVTAGMGGGTGTGAAPIIARTARELGILTIGVVTKPFYFEGQRRMRSAEAGIDELLKTVDTLLIIPNQNLFRVASEKTTFADAFALADQVLYSGVACISDLIVKEGLINLDFADVLSVMKEKGKAMMGRGEASGEKRVLAAAVAAISNPLIENPSIKRASGLIISITGGKDLMLYEVDEAATRIRDEADPDANIIVGASFDESLEGIVRVSVVATGIDNLDPAQQPPVESLLTQLAGRLRNDSRRIADRIERSAPLPQLESPPLRPEARHNVGQPPRPTPEYARHAAPRPLDPYGRSSPRNSTDDGILDIPAFLRRTAS from the coding sequence ATGGCTGGCAACACCGATATTCACGAAATGAGGGCGCGCATCGTCGTGTTTGGAGTCGGCGGCGCCGGCGGCAATGCCGTCAACAACATGATCACGGCCGGGCTGCAGGGGGTCGAGTTCGTCGTCGCCAATACCGACGCGCAGGCGCTTGCCATGTCGAAGGCCAAGCGACTCATCCAGCTCGGCACCCACGTGACCCAAGGCCTTGGCGCCGGCTCGCAGCCCGAATTGGGACGCGCCGCAGCCGAAGAGGCCATCGATACGATCCGCGATCAATTGACCGGCGCACACATGGTGTTCGTGACGGCTGGCATGGGCGGCGGTACCGGCACCGGGGCTGCGCCTATCATAGCCAGGACCGCGCGCGAGCTCGGCATTCTCACGATCGGCGTGGTCACCAAGCCATTCTACTTCGAGGGCCAGCGCCGCATGCGCTCTGCCGAAGCCGGCATCGACGAGTTGCTCAAGACAGTCGACACCCTGCTGATCATCCCGAACCAGAACCTGTTCCGCGTGGCCAGCGAGAAGACCACATTCGCCGACGCCTTCGCCCTTGCCGACCAGGTGCTTTATTCGGGCGTGGCCTGCATCAGCGACCTCATCGTCAAGGAAGGCCTGATCAATCTCGATTTTGCCGACGTTCTCTCCGTCATGAAGGAGAAGGGCAAGGCCATGATGGGACGGGGCGAGGCGTCCGGCGAGAAGCGCGTGCTCGCCGCCGCGGTGGCCGCGATTTCCAATCCATTGATCGAGAACCCATCGATCAAGCGCGCCAGTGGCCTCATCATCTCCATCACCGGCGGCAAGGATCTCATGCTGTACGAAGTCGACGAAGCGGCGACCCGCATTCGCGATGAGGCCGATCCGGACGCCAACATCATCGTCGGCGCGTCCTTTGACGAGAGCCTCGAAGGCATCGTCCGCGTCTCGGTGGTGGCGACCGGAATCGATAATCTCGACCCGGCGCAACAGCCGCCGGTGGAAAGCTTACTCACGCAGCTCGCCGGCAGGCTGCGCAACGACAGCCGCCGCATCGCCGATCGCATCGAGCGCAGTGCACCCCTCCCGCAATTGGAGAGCCCGCCGCTCCGGCCGGAGGCCCGCCACAACGTGGGGCAACCGCCAAGGCCTACTCCGGAATATGCGCGCCACGCGGCTCCTCGGCCGCTCGATCCTTACGGCCGCTCCTCGCCGCGCAATTCGACCGACGACGGCATTCTCGATATCCCAGCCTTCCTGCGCCGCACCGCCAGCTGA
- the cobT gene encoding cobaltochelatase subunit CobT, with protein sequence MSSTSNSKFRNTKEAPTEPFKRSVASCLKAIAKTPELEISFAAERPGLAPGKARLPEPARKMTKRDAAIVRGHADSIALKLACHDPKLHRKLMPGNPQARGVFEAVEQARVEAIGARRMAGVAKNLTAMLDDHFHRGKFDEITDRADAPLADALAMLVRERLTGMAPPAAAKKMVDLWRPTLEDRIGRRLDRLDGLVENQTKFGDAVHDLLSALDLGDERNADSDEDDNQDDNRDGDNDQAGAEGSPDSDAAQEMSADQAQATSEEMSESAMESAQASTSDTFDDGELGDDETPGEATRPNSRGANEPRGPEYHAFAPKFDEVIAAEDLCDHDELERLRSYLDKQLAHLQGIVARLANRLQRRLMAQQNRAWEFDLEEGILDPARLSRVVTDPYHPLSFMREKEATFRDTVVTLLLDNSGSMRGRPITVAATCADILARTLERCGVKVEILGFTTRAWKGGQSREAWLAAGKPANPGRLNDLRHIIYKSADAPWRRARKNLGLMMREGLLKENIDGEALDWAHKRLLGRTEQRKILMMISDGAPVDDSTLSVNAGNYLERHLRHIIEEIETRSPVELIAIGIGHDVTRYYRRAVTIVDAEELGGAITEKLAELFSETHAAPAQPASRPRRKLHS encoded by the coding sequence ATGAGCAGCACATCCAACTCCAAGTTCCGCAACACCAAGGAAGCGCCGACCGAGCCGTTCAAGCGCTCGGTGGCCTCGTGCCTGAAGGCGATCGCCAAGACGCCCGAGCTCGAAATCAGCTTTGCCGCCGAGCGCCCCGGCCTTGCGCCGGGCAAGGCGCGTCTGCCCGAGCCGGCGCGAAAAATGACCAAGCGCGATGCGGCGATCGTGCGCGGCCACGCCGACTCGATCGCGCTGAAGCTTGCCTGTCACGATCCGAAGCTGCATCGCAAGTTGATGCCGGGCAATCCGCAGGCGCGCGGCGTGTTCGAGGCGGTCGAGCAGGCTCGCGTCGAGGCGATCGGCGCGCGCCGCATGGCTGGCGTTGCCAAGAATCTCACCGCGATGCTCGACGACCATTTCCATCGCGGCAAGTTCGACGAGATCACCGACCGCGCCGATGCACCGCTGGCGGATGCGCTCGCGATGCTGGTGCGCGAGCGGTTGACCGGGATGGCGCCGCCCGCGGCGGCCAAGAAGATGGTCGATCTCTGGCGGCCGACGCTGGAGGACAGGATTGGCAGGCGGCTCGACCGGCTCGACGGCCTGGTCGAGAACCAGACCAAATTCGGCGATGCCGTGCATGACCTGCTCTCGGCGCTCGACCTCGGCGACGAGCGCAACGCCGATTCCGACGAGGACGACAATCAGGACGATAACCGCGACGGCGACAACGATCAGGCCGGCGCGGAAGGCTCGCCCGATTCCGACGCCGCGCAGGAGATGAGCGCGGACCAGGCGCAGGCGACCAGCGAGGAGATGAGCGAGAGCGCGATGGAAAGCGCGCAGGCCTCGACCTCCGATACCTTCGACGACGGCGAGCTCGGCGACGACGAGACGCCGGGCGAGGCGACGCGGCCGAATTCGCGCGGGGCCAACGAGCCGCGCGGGCCGGAATATCACGCCTTCGCGCCGAAGTTCGACGAGGTGATCGCCGCCGAGGATCTCTGCGACCATGACGAACTGGAGCGGCTGCGCTCTTACCTCGACAAGCAGCTCGCGCATCTGCAAGGCATCGTCGCGCGGCTTGCCAACCGGCTCCAGCGCCGCCTGATGGCGCAGCAGAACCGCGCCTGGGAGTTCGATCTCGAAGAGGGCATTCTCGATCCCGCACGCCTGTCGCGCGTGGTGACCGATCCCTATCACCCGCTGTCCTTCATGCGCGAGAAGGAAGCGACGTTCCGCGACACCGTGGTGACGCTTCTGCTCGACAATTCCGGCTCGATGCGGGGACGCCCGATCACGGTGGCGGCGACCTGCGCCGACATTCTGGCGCGCACGCTGGAGCGTTGCGGCGTCAAGGTCGAGATTTTGGGCTTCACCACGCGCGCCTGGAAGGGCGGACAATCGCGTGAGGCCTGGCTTGCCGCCGGCAAGCCGGCCAATCCCGGCCGCCTCAACGATCTCCGCCACATCATCTACAAGTCGGCGGACGCGCCGTGGCGCCGTGCGCGGAAAAACCTTGGCCTGATGATGCGCGAGGGGCTGCTCAAGGAGAACATCGACGGCGAGGCGCTCGACTGGGCGCACAAGCGCCTGTTGGGCCGAACCGAGCAGCGCAAGATCCTGATGATGATCTCCGACGGCGCGCCGGTCGACGATTCCACGCTGTCGGTCAATGCCGGCAACTATCTCGAACGCCACCTGCGCCACATCATCGAAGAGATCGAGACGCGCTCGCCGGTGGAGCTGATCGCGATCGGCATCGGCCATGACGTCACGCGCTACTATCGCCGCGCGGTGACGATCGTGGACGCCGAAGAGCTTGGCGGCGCCATCACCGAAAAGCTCGCCGAGCTCTTCAGCGAGACGCACGCAGCGCCCGCGCAACCTGCAAGCCGGCCGCGCCGCAAACTGCATTCGTGA